In Streptomyces sp. NBC_00306, a single genomic region encodes these proteins:
- a CDS encoding SCO1664 family protein, giving the protein MSAPERIPPRSVTALDLLTKGELTVRGRVREASNAVLFCSVSFEGETASCVYKPVAGERPLWDFPDGTLAQREVAAYEISQALGWTLVPPTVLRDGPYGQGMVQLWIEADPSAALLALVEEEEPGDGWKAVGFADVGEGRTALLVHADDERLRRLAVLDAVINNGDRKGGHLLPTADGVLYAIDHGVTFNVDDKLRTLLWGWAGEPLAPEALEALTALAPALADGEPLVTRLAQLLTAAEVDSVRARVAALIASGRHPVPSGEWPAIPWPPV; this is encoded by the coding sequence ATGTCCGCGCCAGAACGGATACCGCCGCGGAGCGTGACCGCACTCGACCTGCTCACCAAGGGTGAGCTGACCGTGCGCGGCCGGGTCCGTGAGGCGTCCAACGCGGTGCTGTTCTGCTCCGTCTCCTTTGAGGGCGAGACGGCGTCCTGTGTCTACAAGCCGGTCGCCGGCGAGCGGCCCCTGTGGGATTTCCCCGACGGCACGCTGGCGCAGCGCGAGGTGGCCGCCTACGAGATCTCCCAGGCGCTGGGATGGACCCTCGTACCGCCCACCGTCCTGCGGGACGGTCCGTACGGACAGGGCATGGTCCAGCTCTGGATCGAGGCGGACCCCTCCGCCGCCCTGCTCGCGCTCGTCGAGGAGGAGGAGCCGGGGGACGGCTGGAAGGCGGTCGGCTTCGCCGACGTCGGCGAGGGGCGGACCGCGCTGCTGGTCCACGCGGACGACGAGCGGCTGCGACGCCTGGCCGTGCTGGACGCGGTGATCAACAACGGGGACCGCAAGGGCGGGCATCTGCTGCCGACGGCCGACGGCGTGCTCTACGCGATCGACCACGGCGTCACCTTCAACGTGGACGACAAGCTGCGCACCCTGCTGTGGGGTTGGGCGGGCGAGCCCCTGGCGCCCGAGGCCCTGGAGGCCCTCACCGCCCTGGCGCCCGCCCTGGCCGACGGGGAGCCGCTGGTCACCCGGCTGGCGCAACTGCTCACGGCGGCGGAGGTCGATTCCGTACGGGCGAGGGTGGCGGCTCTGATCGCGTCGGGCAGACACCCGGTGCCGTCGGGGGAGTGGCCCGCCATCCCGTGGCCGCCGGTCTGA
- a CDS encoding DUF3090 domain-containing protein produces the protein MSRQVFLYDPPDRFVAGTVGLPGRRTFFLQASAAGRTTSVALEKTQVAALAERIDELLDEVVRRTGGNAPVPAMAPADVSDTAPLDAPVEEEFRVGTMALAWDGEEQRMIVEAQALVELDADSEEDLAEAEERLLQDEENGPPMLRVRLTGAQARAFAKRALDVVNAGRPPCPLCSLPLDPEGHVCPRQNGYRRGA, from the coding sequence GTGTCCCGTCAGGTGTTCCTCTACGACCCGCCGGACCGGTTCGTGGCCGGTACGGTCGGGCTGCCTGGACGCCGTACGTTCTTCCTGCAGGCCTCGGCCGCAGGGCGCACCACGAGCGTGGCCCTGGAGAAGACCCAGGTCGCCGCGCTCGCCGAGCGGATCGATGAGCTGCTCGACGAGGTCGTACGCCGTACCGGGGGCAATGCCCCGGTGCCGGCCATGGCCCCCGCCGACGTCTCGGACACCGCGCCGCTGGACGCCCCCGTCGAGGAGGAGTTCCGGGTCGGCACGATGGCGCTCGCCTGGGACGGCGAGGAACAGCGCATGATCGTCGAGGCCCAGGCGCTCGTCGAACTGGACGCGGACTCCGAGGAGGACCTCGCGGAGGCCGAGGAGCGGCTGCTCCAGGACGAGGAGAACGGTCCGCCGATGCTGCGCGTCCGGCTGACCGGGGCGCAGGCCAGGGCCTTCGCCAAGCGGGCGCTGGACGTGGTGAACGCCGGCCGGCCGCCGTGCCCGCTGTGCAGTCTGCCGCTCGACCCGGAGGGACACGTATGTCCGCGCCAGAACGGATACCGCCGCGGAGCGTGA
- a CDS encoding histidine phosphatase family protein yields MVTLILVRHGRSTANTAGVLAGWTPGVHLDERGSAQAAALPARIADVPLAAAVSSPLERCEQTLRPLLDARPGLELQTDERIGECHYGDWSGRKLKELADEPLMEVVQQHPSAAAFPGGESMRAMQARAVDAVRDWNARVAEAHGEDATYVMCSHGDIIKALVADALGMHLDLFQRIHVEPCSVTAIRYTRTRPFLLRLGDTGDFGSLAPRGNAGDGTAVVGGGAGAP; encoded by the coding sequence ATGGTCACGCTGATCCTCGTACGCCACGGCCGATCCACCGCCAACACCGCTGGGGTGCTCGCCGGCTGGACCCCCGGCGTCCATCTCGACGAACGCGGCTCCGCGCAGGCGGCCGCGCTGCCCGCCCGGATCGCCGACGTACCGCTCGCCGCGGCCGTCAGCAGCCCCCTGGAACGCTGTGAGCAGACGCTCCGGCCGCTGCTGGACGCACGCCCCGGTCTCGAGCTCCAGACCGACGAGCGGATCGGCGAGTGTCACTACGGCGACTGGTCGGGCCGCAAGCTCAAGGAGCTCGCCGACGAGCCGCTCATGGAGGTCGTGCAGCAGCACCCCTCGGCGGCGGCGTTTCCGGGCGGTGAGTCGATGCGGGCCATGCAGGCGCGGGCCGTCGACGCCGTGCGCGACTGGAACGCGCGTGTCGCCGAGGCGCACGGCGAGGACGCCACCTATGTGATGTGCTCTCACGGAGACATCATCAAGGCGCTGGTCGCGGACGCGCTCGGCATGCATCTCGATCTTTTCCAGCGGATCCATGTGGAACCGTGTTCCGTGACAGCGATCCGTTACACCCGTACAAGGCCGTTTCTTCTGCGTCTCGGTGACACAGGTGATTTCGGCTCGCTGGCACCGCGCGGGAACGCCGGAGACGGGACCGCGGTTGTAGGAGGCGGCGCGGGCGCCCCGTGA
- the corA gene encoding magnesium/cobalt transporter CorA: protein MRAVIVDCAIYREGRRTEGPKDFSDALDEARAIGDAFVWIGVHEPTEEEFDLVSSEFGLHPLAVEDALKAHQRPKLEVYDDSLFMVLKPVVYEPESDSVDTSELMIFIGDSFVVTVRHGEGAPLHDVRERLEADPDVLKHGPTAVLYAISDAVVDHYIDVAAELQVDLEEMETEVFAPTGKPAGKEAGSSGSAVSPPTAARIYTFKRQVLEFRRAAAPLSAPMTRLASAGVPFVEKRSQPFFRDVSDHLTRANEQVEGLDRLLSDVLAAHLAQTSVRQNDDMRKISAWAAMAAVPTMVAGIYGMNFEHMPELGWTWGYPAVIALMAGAVVGLFRLFKRRGWL from the coding sequence ATACGCGCCGTGATCGTGGACTGCGCCATCTACCGGGAAGGGCGCCGCACCGAGGGCCCCAAGGACTTCTCCGACGCACTGGACGAGGCACGGGCCATCGGGGACGCCTTTGTGTGGATCGGCGTGCACGAGCCCACGGAGGAGGAGTTCGACCTCGTCAGCAGCGAGTTCGGGCTGCATCCGCTGGCGGTCGAGGACGCGCTGAAGGCCCATCAGCGGCCCAAGCTCGAGGTGTACGACGACTCGCTGTTCATGGTCCTCAAGCCGGTGGTCTACGAGCCGGAGAGCGACTCCGTCGACACCAGCGAGCTCATGATCTTCATCGGCGACTCCTTCGTGGTGACGGTCCGGCACGGCGAGGGCGCCCCGCTGCACGACGTGCGGGAGCGGCTGGAGGCCGATCCCGACGTGCTGAAGCACGGCCCCACCGCGGTCCTGTACGCCATCAGCGACGCCGTCGTCGACCACTACATCGATGTGGCCGCCGAGCTCCAGGTGGACCTGGAGGAGATGGAGACCGAGGTCTTCGCGCCGACCGGCAAACCGGCCGGCAAGGAGGCGGGGTCCTCCGGATCGGCCGTCTCTCCCCCGACCGCGGCACGGATCTACACCTTCAAGCGGCAGGTGCTGGAGTTCCGGCGGGCGGCCGCACCCCTGTCGGCCCCGATGACTCGCCTGGCGAGCGCGGGGGTGCCCTTCGTGGAGAAGCGCTCGCAGCCCTTCTTCCGGGACGTCAGCGACCATCTGACACGCGCCAACGAGCAGGTGGAGGGGCTCGACCGGCTGCTGTCGGACGTGCTGGCGGCCCATCTCGCGCAGACGAGCGTGCGCCAGAACGACGACATGCGGAAGATCTCGGCCTGGGCGGCGATGGCGGCGGTGCCCACCATGGTCGCCGGCATCTACGGCATGAACTTCGAGCACATGCCGGAGCTGGGCTGGACCTGGGGCTATCCGGCCGTCATCGCCCTGATGGCGGGCGCGGTGGTCGGGCTGTTCCGGCTGTTCAAGCGCCGCGGCTGGCTGTAG
- a CDS encoding ferritin-like domain-containing protein has translation MLSARSLFQEIIDDDDSFQLFCSIAASGEAQGGWENARIAALVPDSMRALAPKITRHGADEDKHGRIFQALLKKRGLEAVPVPPETDYTMLLEQRGIGLTHEKLRRDEPLTEEDIVVYLSHSRVTEQRAADQMDMLVKYFGDHPELGKAIRMICDDEDNHLAYCHEELLRLAAEGHGRTIHGVLRESALAEIAVYRDVSLAVMGHMGRLLHWPRAKSAALAAGIHGMYAYERFGGWHKMVGLRMPTRRGALDGPPTAAPAY, from the coding sequence ATGCTCTCGGCTCGGAGCCTTTTCCAGGAAATCATCGACGACGACGACTCCTTCCAGCTCTTCTGCTCCATCGCCGCCAGCGGCGAGGCCCAGGGAGGCTGGGAGAACGCCCGTATCGCCGCCCTCGTACCCGACAGCATGCGTGCCCTTGCGCCGAAGATCACCCGGCACGGCGCCGACGAGGACAAGCACGGCAGGATCTTCCAGGCCCTGCTGAAGAAGCGCGGGCTCGAAGCCGTCCCCGTCCCGCCCGAGACCGACTACACGATGCTGCTCGAACAGCGGGGCATCGGTCTCACCCACGAGAAGCTGCGCCGCGACGAGCCCCTCACGGAGGAGGACATCGTCGTCTACCTCTCGCACAGCCGGGTCACCGAGCAGCGCGCGGCCGATCAGATGGACATGCTGGTCAAGTACTTCGGGGACCATCCGGAGCTCGGCAAGGCGATCCGGATGATCTGCGACGACGAGGACAACCACCTGGCGTACTGCCACGAGGAACTGCTCCGTCTCGCCGCCGAGGGCCACGGCCGCACCATCCACGGCGTCCTGCGCGAGAGCGCCCTCGCCGAGATCGCGGTGTACCGCGACGTCAGCCTCGCCGTGATGGGGCACATGGGGCGGCTGCTGCACTGGCCCCGGGCCAAGTCCGCCGCGCTCGCCGCGGGCATCCACGGCATGTACGCGTACGAGCGGTTCGGCGGCTGGCACAAGATGGTCGGCCTGCGGATGCCGACGCGACGGGGCGCGCTCGACGGACCGCCCACCGCCGCGCCGGCCTACTGA
- a CDS encoding LLM class F420-dependent oxidoreductase, with amino-acid sequence MRLGINLGYWGAGMDGDNLAVAKEADRLGYDVCWAAEAYGSDAPTVLTWVAAQTERIDVGSAIMQIPARQPAMTAMTAATLDSLSDGRFRLGLGVSGPQVSEGWYGVKFDKPLARTREYVEIVRRAMSRERLSFEGEHWTLPLPDGPGKPIKLTVHPKREHIPLYIAAIGPKNLEQTGEIADGALLIFPSADHLEETAIRHLRAGREKAGKTMEGFDVCPTLPLAIGDDVNGLADMFRPYTALYVGGMGSRKQNFYNQLAQRMGYEKEAAEIQDKYLSGDKQGAAAAVPHQLIDSTALLGSVERIAERMQAYNEAGVTTLTLAPAGFTLDERITALRAGTEALERAGLA; translated from the coding sequence ATGCGGCTCGGCATCAACCTCGGCTACTGGGGCGCGGGGATGGACGGCGACAACCTCGCCGTCGCCAAGGAGGCCGACAGGCTCGGCTACGACGTCTGCTGGGCCGCCGAGGCGTACGGCTCCGACGCGCCCACGGTCCTCACCTGGGTCGCCGCCCAGACCGAGCGCATCGACGTCGGCTCCGCGATCATGCAGATCCCGGCCCGCCAGCCCGCCATGACGGCCATGACCGCGGCCACCCTCGACTCCCTCTCCGACGGCCGCTTCCGTCTCGGACTCGGCGTCTCCGGACCTCAGGTCTCCGAGGGCTGGTACGGCGTGAAGTTCGACAAGCCGCTGGCCCGCACCCGTGAGTACGTCGAGATCGTCCGCCGGGCCATGTCCCGCGAGCGTCTGTCCTTCGAGGGCGAGCACTGGACCCTGCCGCTGCCCGACGGACCGGGCAAGCCGATCAAGCTCACGGTCCACCCCAAGCGCGAGCACATCCCGCTCTACATCGCCGCGATCGGCCCCAAGAACCTGGAGCAGACCGGTGAGATCGCGGACGGCGCGCTGCTGATCTTCCCCTCCGCGGACCACCTCGAGGAGACGGCGATCCGCCATCTGCGCGCGGGCCGTGAGAAGGCCGGCAAGACCATGGAGGGCTTCGACGTCTGCCCGACCCTCCCGCTGGCGATCGGCGACGACGTCAACGGCCTCGCCGACATGTTCCGTCCCTACACCGCGCTGTACGTCGGCGGCATGGGCAGCCGCAAGCAGAACTTCTACAACCAGCTCGCGCAGCGCATGGGTTACGAGAAGGAAGCCGCGGAGATCCAGGACAAGTACCTGTCCGGCGACAAGCAGGGCGCGGCCGCGGCCGTGCCGCACCAGCTGATCGACTCCACCGCGCTGCTCGGGTCGGTGGAGCGGATCGCCGAGCGGATGCAGGCGTACAACGAGGCCGGCGTCACCACGCTGACCCTCGCACCGGCCGGCTTCACGCTCGACGAGCGGATCACCGCGCTCCGGGCGGGCACCGAGGCCCTGGAGCGCGCGGGCCTCGCGTAA
- a CDS encoding aldo/keto reductase, which yields MEQRHLGRTGLRVSRIGLGTLTWGRDTDEHDAADQLKAFWEAGGTLVDTADVYGGGDAEYLLGQLVERLVPRRDLVIATKAGSVPDPDRRFDGSRGHLLAALDDSLQRLGTDYVDLWQVHAFDPRTPLDETLQALDIAVSSGRARYAGVSNFCGWQLAKAATWQLSAPGMRTRLASTQMEYSLLQRGVEREVLPAALDLGVGLLPSSPLGRGVLTGKYRHATPADSRGASEQLAPFVEPYLDEAADSIVDAVVTAADGLAVTALQVALAWVRDRPGVVAPIVGARNAQQLTAALSVETLTLPDEICQALDDVSAPVHRYPDQDWSTL from the coding sequence ATGGAACAGAGGCATCTCGGCCGGACCGGCCTGCGTGTGTCCCGGATAGGGCTGGGCACCCTCACCTGGGGCCGGGACACCGACGAGCACGACGCCGCCGACCAGTTGAAGGCGTTCTGGGAGGCGGGCGGGACGCTGGTCGACACCGCCGATGTGTACGGCGGCGGGGATGCCGAATACCTGCTGGGGCAGTTGGTCGAGCGGCTCGTGCCCCGGCGCGATCTCGTGATCGCGACGAAGGCGGGGAGCGTTCCCGACCCCGACCGCCGCTTCGACGGCTCGCGCGGACATCTGCTCGCGGCGCTGGACGACTCGCTCCAGCGGCTCGGCACGGACTACGTCGACCTGTGGCAGGTCCACGCCTTCGACCCCCGGACGCCACTCGACGAGACGCTTCAGGCGCTGGACATCGCGGTGAGCAGCGGCCGGGCACGGTACGCGGGCGTGTCGAACTTCTGCGGCTGGCAGCTGGCGAAGGCGGCGACCTGGCAGCTGTCGGCGCCTGGCATGCGGACGCGCCTGGCGAGCACGCAGATGGAGTACTCGCTGCTGCAGCGAGGGGTCGAGCGGGAGGTGCTGCCGGCGGCGCTCGACCTGGGTGTGGGGCTGCTGCCGTCGTCGCCGCTCGGCCGGGGCGTGCTGACCGGGAAGTACCGGCATGCGACCCCGGCGGACTCCCGTGGCGCATCGGAGCAGTTGGCGCCGTTCGTCGAGCCGTATCTCGACGAGGCGGCAGACAGCATCGTGGACGCGGTCGTGACAGCGGCCGACGGTCTGGCGGTGACGGCGCTCCAGGTGGCGCTCGCATGGGTGAGGGACCGGCCGGGAGTGGTCGCCCCGATCGTCGGCGCGCGCAACGCGCAGCAGCTCACGGCCGCATTGTCAGTGGAGACGCTTACGCTTCCTGACGAGATCTGCCAGGCGCTCGACGATGTGTCGGCGCCCGTGCACCGCTATCCCGACCAGGACTGGAGCACGCTGTGA
- a CDS encoding helix-hairpin-helix domain-containing protein, whose amino-acid sequence MTAPSEGPQPPTAAEEQAGPPAEDRAAETAADGTTADGETADGGAQAAESTPADGDAEAESASEDGQPASGTAGTGAPGTTDGEEAAKLSEAEAELAAQRELRARIEQRKAEKEGPIQSGTKLSGQTADLLAAVRAVESGEKPSGAFFDSPGSGEGSASDTAPRRPAPGPTEPVRPRIPGPQTGRRAAAPETVEAVRAVLVEGGAPETLTAQVAESLGEQAAGMLRENPWQLLSVSGVRPEQADGFARALLGDGCGPGDERRTAALVTWQLERAALLGHTALESSAVRSALAERSVPDPDEALQQVIAEGAVLVFQDGVPQEGADEGETDTESTPGEESAEQAVPVLLGLDRYALAEESLADSLARLAKTGADARWEAAEPTDLVRAVAASGLVTHTGGEASRAEPARLAEAATALGLRAVVAVHSEDGGRRLGGAVTVSGLLAGTEGPGRDQDGAFALDLLVVLDAPQLDVETAAMLVESMPDGGRLVLSGDPALLASAGAGRVFGDLLAARVCPQIASRTPDPGPIGELVSGIGIGELSQVEAPGKEVVIVPVRDAGEAVHRTVQLVADSVPRAIGVPPADTQVITVGHGGSAGTRALNAALKQRLNPGPGRFGGFDPGDRVAYVPSPGRTRPGTVVSADTAGLHLDCAGAAVVVPKEQVESTVRHGWAMTAHQATGMRWPAAVVVLPGDAAQGLSRPWVYTAFSRGERHLSVVHGVDQALPRAVAEVPTQERTTRLRSLLEGLLAPTP is encoded by the coding sequence GTGACCGCGCCTTCCGAGGGGCCGCAGCCCCCCACAGCCGCTGAGGAGCAGGCCGGACCCCCGGCCGAGGACCGCGCCGCCGAGACGGCCGCGGACGGCACCACTGCGGACGGCGAGACCGCGGACGGTGGGGCGCAGGCGGCCGAGAGCACGCCGGCGGACGGCGACGCCGAGGCCGAGAGCGCGTCCGAGGACGGGCAGCCCGCGTCGGGTACCGCCGGGACCGGCGCCCCCGGCACCACCGACGGCGAGGAGGCCGCCAAGCTGTCCGAGGCCGAGGCCGAGCTCGCCGCACAGCGGGAGTTGCGGGCCCGCATCGAGCAGCGGAAGGCCGAGAAGGAGGGGCCCATCCAAAGCGGCACCAAGCTGAGCGGCCAGACGGCCGATCTGCTGGCGGCGGTCCGTGCCGTGGAGAGCGGCGAGAAGCCGAGCGGCGCGTTCTTCGACTCCCCCGGGTCCGGCGAGGGGTCCGCGTCCGACACGGCTCCGCGGCGTCCGGCTCCCGGTCCGACCGAGCCCGTCCGGCCGCGGATCCCGGGACCGCAGACCGGCCGCCGGGCCGCCGCACCCGAGACGGTGGAGGCCGTCAGGGCCGTGCTCGTCGAGGGCGGTGCGCCCGAGACCCTCACGGCCCAGGTCGCGGAGTCGCTCGGGGAGCAGGCCGCCGGGATGCTGCGGGAGAACCCCTGGCAGCTGCTGTCGGTGTCCGGCGTACGGCCCGAGCAGGCCGACGGGTTCGCGCGGGCGTTGCTCGGCGACGGGTGCGGCCCGGGCGACGAGCGGCGCACGGCCGCCCTCGTCACCTGGCAGCTGGAGCGGGCCGCACTGCTCGGGCACACCGCGCTGGAGTCCTCGGCGGTGCGCAGCGCCCTGGCCGAGCGGTCCGTGCCCGACCCCGACGAGGCCCTTCAGCAGGTCATCGCCGAGGGCGCGGTCCTCGTGTTCCAGGACGGCGTGCCGCAGGAGGGCGCGGACGAGGGCGAGACGGATACCGAGTCCACGCCGGGTGAGGAGTCCGCGGAGCAGGCCGTGCCGGTGCTGCTCGGCCTCGACCGGTACGCACTGGCGGAGGAGAGCCTCGCGGACAGCCTGGCCCGGCTGGCCAAGACCGGCGCCGACGCCCGGTGGGAGGCCGCCGAGCCGACGGATCTGGTCCGGGCCGTGGCGGCGAGCGGTCTGGTGACCCACACCGGCGGCGAGGCGTCCCGCGCCGAGCCGGCCCGGCTCGCCGAGGCCGCGACGGCGCTCGGGCTACGGGCCGTGGTCGCGGTCCACAGCGAGGACGGCGGCCGACGGCTCGGCGGAGCGGTCACCGTCTCCGGGCTGCTCGCGGGGACGGAGGGCCCGGGCCGCGACCAGGACGGCGCGTTCGCCCTGGATCTGCTGGTCGTGCTGGACGCTCCGCAGCTGGACGTCGAGACGGCGGCGATGCTGGTCGAGTCGATGCCGGACGGCGGCCGGCTGGTCCTCAGCGGGGACCCCGCGCTGCTCGCCTCGGCGGGCGCCGGCCGGGTGTTCGGCGATCTGCTCGCCGCTCGCGTCTGCCCGCAGATCGCCTCCCGGACCCCGGACCCGGGACCCATCGGCGAGCTGGTCTCGGGCATCGGGATCGGCGAGCTGAGCCAGGTGGAGGCGCCCGGCAAGGAGGTCGTCATCGTGCCGGTGCGCGACGCCGGCGAGGCCGTCCACCGCACCGTGCAGCTCGTCGCCGACTCGGTGCCGCGCGCCATCGGGGTGCCGCCCGCCGACACCCAGGTGATCACGGTGGGCCACGGCGGCTCGGCGGGCACCCGGGCGCTCAACGCGGCGCTGAAGCAGCGGCTGAACCCGGGCCCGGGGCGGTTCGGCGGCTTCGACCCCGGTGACCGTGTCGCGTATGTCCCCTCCCCCGGCCGTACCCGCCCGGGCACCGTCGTCTCGGCGGACACCGCGGGGCTCCATCTCGACTGCGCGGGCGCGGCGGTGGTCGTTCCGAAGGAGCAGGTCGAGTCGACGGTGCGCCACGGCTGGGCGATGACCGCGCACCAGGCGACCGGGATGCGCTGGCCCGCGGCCGTCGTGGTGCTGCCCGGGGATGCCGCCCAGGGCCTGAGCAGGCCGTGGGTCTACACCGCCTTCAGCCGCGGCGAGCGCCATCTGTCCGTGGTGCACGGCGTGGACCAGGCGCTGCCGCGCGCGGTGGCGGAGGTCCCGACGCAGGAGCGGACGACACGGCTGCGTTCGCTGCTGGAAGGCCTGCTCGCCCCGACTCCCTGA
- a CDS encoding DUF5703 family protein, with protein MPEYEFVDVYVPRGVSRKEATRLLTDHAEYGHWELDRLSLHRDGSRRVRLRRRIIRQVRATW; from the coding sequence ATGCCGGAATACGAATTTGTCGACGTGTACGTGCCGCGCGGGGTCTCCCGCAAGGAGGCGACGCGTCTGCTCACCGACCATGCCGAGTACGGACACTGGGAGTTGGACCGACTGAGTCTGCACCGGGACGGCAGTCGCAGAGTGCGGCTGCGCCGGCGCATCATCCGTCAGGTGCGCGCCACCTGGTGA
- a CDS encoding chaplin family protein, protein MRQVTRKGLITMAAAGGVLALGGGYANADAGAHGGASNSPGVGSGNAVQVPVDVPVNACGNSVNVVGLLNPVFGNECANKSGPAKSKHGKGGAHGTGGAENSPGVASGNHINAPVNIPVNACGNTVTIGGLLNPALGNDCANDSEVGTPGKPGPDKPEKPGTVDPPGQPRTVPPADAPPTVRNGPDAQTLTPAGAEELAQTGTDAMDLLIPAGAGMLLAGAVLYRRARSAA, encoded by the coding sequence ATGCGCCAGGTCACGCGCAAAGGCCTGATCACCATGGCGGCGGCGGGCGGAGTGCTCGCCCTCGGCGGCGGTTACGCGAACGCGGATGCAGGGGCCCACGGAGGCGCGTCGAATTCTCCGGGCGTCGGGTCCGGAAACGCGGTCCAGGTACCGGTCGACGTTCCCGTGAACGCCTGCGGCAATTCCGTCAACGTCGTCGGTCTGCTGAACCCGGTGTTCGGCAACGAATGCGCCAACAAGTCCGGGCCGGCCAAGTCGAAGCACGGCAAGGGTGGTGCCCACGGCACCGGCGGAGCCGAGAACTCTCCCGGTGTCGCCTCCGGCAACCACATCAATGCCCCGGTGAACATTCCCGTGAACGCCTGCGGGAACACCGTCACCATCGGTGGTCTGCTGAACCCGGCCCTGGGCAACGACTGCGCCAACGACAGCGAGGTCGGCACTCCGGGGAAGCCCGGGCCCGACAAGCCCGAGAAGCCGGGCACCGTCGACCCGCCCGGTCAGCCCCGCACCGTGCCGCCGGCCGACGCGCCGCCCACCGTGCGGAACGGTCCCGACGCGCAGACCCTCACCCCGGCAGGTGCGGAAGAGCTCGCGCAGACCGGCACCGACGCCATGGACCTGCTGATCCCGGCGGGCGCGGGCATGCTGCTGGCGGGAGCGGTGCTCTACCGCCGCGCCCGCTCCGCCGCGTAG
- the chpH gene encoding chaplin ChpH, whose product MIKKVVAAAAATGGLVLAGAGMAMADSGAQGAAVHSPGVLSGNVIQVPVHVPVNVCGNTVSVIGLLNPAFGNTCVNA is encoded by the coding sequence ATGATCAAGAAGGTCGTCGCTGCTGCGGCTGCCACTGGTGGTCTCGTGCTCGCTGGTGCGGGTATGGCCATGGCCGACTCGGGCGCGCAGGGTGCCGCTGTGCACTCTCCCGGCGTGCTGTCCGGCAACGTCATCCAGGTGCCTGTCCACGTGCCGGTGAACGTGTGCGGCAATACGGTCTCCGTGATCGGGCTCCTGAACCCTGCCTTTGGCAACACCTGCGTCAACGCTTGA